One stretch of Candidatus Binatia bacterium DNA includes these proteins:
- a CDS encoding cupin domain-containing protein, whose translation MGNHKNIAHLSKIPIEQMKTPGGSSFAAQRQRVGTAIGAKKLGYSFFTVPPGKTAFPFHLHHANEEMIYVLEGEGTLRLGKEESRVSAGTFIAFAPGADHPHQLINTSDGDLKYLCVSTMEYPDITEYPDSKKVGAVTCNPLESGFRAFYRKDSNLPYYDGENGGDIERVKKSTK comes from the coding sequence ATGGGAAATCACAAAAACATCGCTCACCTGTCCAAAATCCCCATCGAGCAGATGAAAACTCCCGGTGGTTCGTCGTTCGCGGCCCAACGCCAAAGAGTCGGCACGGCCATCGGGGCGAAGAAGCTGGGCTATAGCTTCTTTACCGTCCCTCCGGGAAAAACCGCTTTCCCTTTCCACCTGCATCATGCCAACGAAGAGATGATCTACGTCCTGGAAGGCGAAGGAACGCTGAGACTCGGAAAAGAGGAATCGAGGGTTTCGGCGGGAACGTTCATCGCCTTCGCGCCCGGAGCGGATCATCCGCACCAGCTGATCAACACATCCGACGGCGATCTCAAATATCTGTGCGTCAGCACGATGGAATATCCGGACATCACCGAATATCCGGACTCGAAGAAGGTCGGCGCGGTGACGTGTAATCCGCTGGAGTCAGGATTTCGCGCTTTTTACCGCAAAGACTCGAATCTCCCATACTACGACGGAGAAAACGGTGGCGATATCGAGCGGGTTAAAAAATCAACGAAGTAG
- the nth gene encoding endonuclease III produces MKKKTAEEKKQRAHAIAARLAQAYPELRVPLSHRNNFELLVAVILSAQCTDEMVNRVTPELFRRYPTPEAMARAPLDRIEKFIHRVGLFHAKALSLKKCSKQLVESHAGEVPATMEELTRLAGVGRKTANVILGHAFGIPGIIVDTHCKRVSRRLGLTKQEDPNKIEQDLMKLLPPAEWTGFSHRLILHGRRICHARKPDCKACIVNDLCPSAQL; encoded by the coding sequence GTGAAAAAGAAAACCGCCGAGGAAAAAAAGCAGAGAGCGCACGCCATCGCGGCGCGTCTCGCCCAAGCCTATCCGGAGCTTCGCGTCCCGCTCAGTCATCGCAACAACTTCGAGCTGCTCGTCGCCGTCATTCTCTCCGCCCAGTGCACGGACGAGATGGTTAATCGAGTCACGCCCGAGCTTTTTCGCCGCTATCCGACCCCGGAGGCGATGGCGCGCGCGCCGCTCGATCGGATCGAAAAATTTATTCATCGCGTGGGTCTGTTCCATGCCAAAGCGCTGTCGCTAAAAAAGTGCAGCAAGCAGTTGGTCGAGAGCCATGCCGGTGAAGTGCCGGCGACGATGGAGGAGCTGACGCGGCTTGCCGGCGTCGGACGCAAGACGGCCAACGTCATTCTGGGCCACGCGTTCGGCATTCCCGGCATCATCGTCGATACCCACTGCAAGCGAGTGTCACGCCGCCTCGGTCTTACGAAGCAGGAGGACCCCAATAAAATCGAGCAGGATTTGATGAAGCTGCTGCCGCCGGCGGAGTGGACGGGATTTTCCCACCGCCTGATTCTTCACGGCCGCAGGATTTGCCACGCGCGAAAACCCGACTGCAAAGCCTGCATCGTGAACGACCTTTGCCCTTCGGCGCAACTCTGA
- the eno gene encoding phosphopyruvate hydratase, producing the protein MKIREVHAREVLDSRGQPTVEVDVMLKNGVRGRATVPSGASTGEHEAVELRDGDGRFLGKGVKQAVLNVDRVIAPRLRGKDAKRQQEIDRLMIALDGTPDKSRLGANAILGVSLAAAKAQAAAERLPLYKYLGGPRGRTLPVPMLNVLNGGAHADNNVDFQEFMIVPLGLKTYSEALRAAAEVFQTLKKVLAKRGYSTAVGDEGGFAPRLKTNEEAVQLLLEAITQASYRPMDDVALALDVASSELYENGAYVFKKSDGATRGADAMVRLYEDWVRQYPIVSIEDPFAEDDWQGWKTVTDALAKKVQLVGDDIFVTNKKRFARGIESGVANSILIKVNQIGTLTETLETMRLAKKAGYTTVMSHRSGETEDTTIADLAVATNAGQIKTGAPCRGERTAKYNQLLRIEEELGKKAVYAGRKAFKTI; encoded by the coding sequence ATGAAGATTCGGGAAGTCCATGCGCGAGAGGTTTTGGATTCTCGCGGCCAGCCGACGGTGGAAGTCGATGTCATGCTGAAAAACGGCGTCCGCGGGCGCGCCACGGTTCCGTCGGGCGCTTCGACGGGAGAACACGAGGCGGTCGAGCTTAGGGACGGCGACGGCCGCTTTCTCGGCAAAGGCGTGAAGCAGGCGGTGTTGAACGTCGATCGCGTCATCGCGCCGCGACTGCGCGGCAAGGACGCGAAGCGCCAGCAGGAAATCGACCGCCTGATGATCGCGCTCGACGGTACCCCGGACAAAAGCCGTCTCGGCGCAAACGCGATTCTCGGCGTCTCCCTGGCGGCGGCCAAGGCCCAGGCCGCGGCCGAGAGATTGCCGCTCTATAAATATTTGGGCGGGCCACGGGGAAGAACTCTGCCCGTGCCGATGCTCAACGTCCTGAACGGCGGTGCGCACGCCGACAACAACGTGGACTTTCAGGAGTTCATGATCGTCCCACTGGGATTGAAAACGTACTCCGAGGCGCTCAGGGCAGCCGCGGAAGTTTTTCAAACGTTGAAGAAAGTGCTCGCCAAGCGCGGTTACTCGACCGCCGTCGGCGACGAAGGCGGATTCGCGCCGCGTCTCAAGACCAACGAGGAAGCGGTGCAGCTTTTGCTGGAGGCGATCACGCAGGCGAGCTATCGCCCGATGGACGACGTCGCTCTGGCGCTCGACGTGGCTTCGAGCGAGCTGTATGAAAACGGCGCCTACGTGTTTAAAAAATCCGACGGCGCGACGCGCGGCGCCGACGCGATGGTCCGGCTGTACGAAGATTGGGTGCGGCAGTATCCTATCGTCTCGATCGAAGATCCGTTCGCCGAAGACGATTGGCAGGGATGGAAGACGGTGACCGATGCGCTGGCTAAAAAAGTCCAGCTCGTCGGCGACGATATCTTTGTGACGAACAAAAAAAGATTCGCTCGCGGCATCGAATCCGGCGTCGCCAATTCAATACTGATCAAAGTCAACCAGATCGGCACCCTCACCGAGACGCTCGAAACGATGCGCCTGGCAAAGAAAGCCGGCTACACGACCGTCATGTCGCACCGCTCCGGCGAGACCGAGGATACCACCATCGCCGATCTGGCCGTGGCCACCAACGCCGGCCAGATCAAGACCGGCGCGCCGTGCCGCGGCGAGAGAACGGCCAAGTACAACCAGCTTCTGCGGATTGAAGAAGAGCTGGGGAAAAAGGCCGTGTATGCCGGGAGGAAAGCTTTTAAAACGATCTGA
- a CDS encoding septum formation initiator family protein encodes MAILPSRSTQRRAVYIFSSLLVALVLFTAFGERGVFHLWRLWGEKKHLEEKNFLLQKENDALRERVSRIRHDDLYLEKIAREELGLVRPGEMVYRFAAPDPKRNKNSAVSDPPSVLPRSSGQKPPR; translated from the coding sequence TTGGCCATACTTCCATCCCGATCGACTCAGCGCCGCGCCGTTTATATCTTTTCCAGCCTGCTCGTCGCCCTGGTTCTCTTCACCGCGTTCGGAGAAAGGGGAGTATTCCACCTCTGGCGTCTATGGGGCGAAAAAAAACATCTGGAGGAAAAAAATTTTCTTCTCCAGAAAGAGAACGACGCGCTGCGCGAGCGCGTGTCCCGCATTCGCCACGACGATCTTTATCTCGAAAAGATCGCGCGCGAAGAGCTGGGCCTGGTCCGGCCGGGCGAAATGGTCTACCGCTTCGCCGCGCCCGACCCGAAGAGAAACAAGAACAGCGCCGTCAGCGACCCTCCTTCCGTACTTCCCCGGTCATCGGGACAAAAACCACCTCGGTGA
- a CDS encoding protein-L-isoaspartate(D-aspartate) O-methyltransferase, whose translation MMVERDLGARGIKDRKVLDAMGLVPRHLFVAATDLGAAYEDRPLPIGEGQTISQPYVVALMSELLELKESEKLLEIGTGSGYQAAVLSRLAKEVYTIEIIPSLAERAKETLARLGYNNVQVKTGDGFYGWEEKGPFDAILLTAAAERTPEPLWRQLREEGRLVMPMGKERQTQKLVRVKKIAGQQRIERITEVVFVPMTGEVRKEGR comes from the coding sequence ATGATGGTGGAGCGGGATCTCGGCGCCCGGGGCATCAAGGATCGCAAGGTGCTTGACGCCATGGGACTCGTGCCGCGCCATCTCTTCGTCGCGGCGACGGACTTGGGGGCCGCGTACGAAGACCGGCCGCTTCCCATCGGCGAAGGCCAGACGATCTCCCAGCCTTATGTCGTCGCGCTGATGAGCGAGCTGCTCGAACTTAAAGAAAGCGAAAAGCTGCTTGAGATCGGCACCGGCTCCGGCTATCAGGCGGCGGTCTTAAGCCGTCTGGCGAAAGAGGTGTACACGATCGAGATCATTCCGTCGCTCGCCGAGCGGGCCAAGGAAACTCTGGCGCGTCTCGGCTATAACAATGTCCAGGTCAAGACGGGAGATGGATTTTACGGCTGGGAGGAAAAGGGGCCGTTCGATGCCATCCTGCTGACGGCTGCGGCGGAAAGAACTCCCGAACCGCTGTGGCGCCAGCTCCGCGAAGAAGGGCGCCTGGTGATGCCGATGGGAAAAGAGCGACAGACTCAAAAGTTGGTGCGGGTGAAAAAGATCGCGGGGCAACAGCGCATCGAGCGGATCACCGAGGTGGTTTTTGTCCCGATGACCGGGGAAGTACGGAAGGAGGGTCGCTGA
- the gcvH gene encoding glycine cleavage system protein GcvH — protein sequence MERTLKVSEQHVWIGIEDQQVFFGVTNYGQSELGRVISVDLPELGDKVEKGEAFAEVESNNTVAELIAPVSGTVIAVNPELESHPSIINEDPYNEGWLIEVKLKDFSEVRSLMDMDEYYHFVFKPTS from the coding sequence ATGGAGCGGACTTTAAAAGTCAGCGAGCAGCACGTTTGGATCGGCATCGAGGACCAGCAGGTATTTTTCGGCGTCACCAACTACGGCCAGAGCGAGCTCGGCCGCGTCATCTCGGTCGATCTTCCCGAACTGGGAGACAAGGTGGAAAAAGGCGAAGCTTTCGCGGAGGTGGAATCCAACAACACGGTGGCGGAGCTGATCGCGCCGGTTTCGGGAACGGTCATCGCGGTCAACCCTGAATTGGAATCGCATCCGTCGATCATCAACGAAGATCCGTACAACGAAGGGTGGCTGATCGAGGTCAAGCTGAAGGATTTTTCCGAAGTCCGGTCCCTGATGGATATGGACGAATACTACCACTTTGTTTTCAAGCCAACCTCCTGA